GCGCATCACACGCTGGTCATGAGCCATTTCCTCACGCACGGCGGCAAGCACGGTGTCCACGATTGCTCGTAGAGTTTCTGGCGCCAATGCCGAGCGCCCGTCGATGGCGCGGACCCGGCTGATGACTTCGTCGATGATGACCTGCATGGCTAGAACAAGCTCCCTATGGCTTGGACGGCACCCCTGACAGCTCCGGCCAGACCTGATGCACCGCTCATTAACGTGATTCCCTCATGGGCGATGGTTAGCGTCTCAATTCCCACATTGCTTTGCTGAGCGTTGAGCTGTGGGGCCACATACTTGATCGGTAGCCCGCGACGAAACTTCCAGACTGTGTGGGGTTCGTGCTTCTCGTTCATGAGGATAATCACACCGTCCTTGCGTTTGGTGATGCCCTGAGTGAACCCGTAGTACCAATCGAACAAATCTGTTTTCCTGGTGATGCCTTTTTTGAGGGTGATTTCCCCCCATTTGGCTCGCTTGGGAAACTTCAGCACGGTCCCGTTGTTGCCTCCCTCTTCGTAGTCTTCGGTCTCGAGGGTCATCTCCAATCCCGTGCATTCGCTGAAGCCAGCAAGCGGATTGATGACCAGAGGCGTGAGAGCGATCGAGGTCACAGCGGCGGCTCCCGATGATGTGGAATCCAGGAGGTTGATGCGGAAATTGTATGCGAGAATCGGGTCGTTACGTGCCGCCAGGCTCATGGTTGTATTTCCTTGGGATCGAAAAGTGTTACGAGCAAGGTGTTGTGTTCCCGACCAACTCGTAGCACGATGAATTCGCACGGTGTGGACGGAGCGATGCCGACTAGGGCGATGAGTTGGCCAAGATCTCGTGCCTCCGCTGGTGTGGTTACGTCATCGCAGCGTACGAAGTAGCTTTGTTCTGGTGTGGTGCCGCGAAAGGCTCCACGTTCGAAAAAGAGCTGCAACAGCGCGGTCAGACTGGCTGTGACTGCTACTCGGGTGGTTGCGCTGTTCGGTTCGAATACGATGTCACGCATGACGATGTCGATGGCCTTCTTCAGCGTCAAGACCAGCCGTACGATGTTGATGAAGCGCCAGTCAGGGTCGTGGCTTAAGGTTCTGGCGCCAGCCAGAACCTGTGGACGCCCGAATTCGCCGCGCACCGTGTTGAGGCCAGCGAGGTTCAACTCGCCATGGTCTGTGTCATCGAAAGTGTGACCTAAGTCCGTGAGGCCGAACAGCGGCAGATTTCCAGGTGCCCAGTGCACACCGGAAGCAAGGTCTGTCCTGGCGATAGCGCCTGTCACGTGTCCACAGGCTGGAATCAGGCGCGTCGGTGCCGTCCCTCGCGGCTCAATCACTTCCAGCCAAGGAACGTAGAGCGCACCGTAGCGAGTTTCGAACTGTCCTCGCCACAGAATGAGTTCTTCTCGGGCGCTAGTGGAATCGGTCGCTAGTCCATAGGGTACCGATAGTACCGCAAAGCGGTCGCCCTGGGTTTCGCAGTGGGCAAGGAGAGTAGTTTGAAGCCGCGCAATAGTAGCGTTATCGAAAGTCGGAGGCA
The Nitrospira sp. genome window above contains:
- a CDS encoding phage tail protein: MSLAARNDPILAYNFRINLLDSTSSGAAAVTSIALTPLVINPLAGFSECTGLEMTLETEDYEEGGNNGTVLKFPKRAKWGEITLKKGITRKTDLFDWYYGFTQGITKRKDGVIILMNEKHEPHTVWKFRRGLPIKYVAPQLNAQQSNVGIETLTIAHEGITLMSGASGLAGAVRGAVQAIGSLF